One window from the genome of Manis pentadactyla isolate mManPen7 chromosome 15, mManPen7.hap1, whole genome shotgun sequence encodes:
- the LOC118924456 gene encoding chymotrypsinogen 2, translating to MALLWLISCCALLGTAFGCGVPAIHPVLSGLSRIVNGEEAVPGSWPWQVSLQDSTGFHFCGGSLISEDWVVTAAHCSVRTSHLVVAGEFDQGSAAEDIQVLKIAKVFKNPKFNMFTINNDITLLKLATPARFSQTVSAVCLPSNDDDFPAGMLCATTGWGLTKYDNAKTPEKLQQAALPLLSNTECKKFWGSQITDLMVCAGASGVSSCMGDSGGPLVCQKDGSWTLAGIVSWGSSTCSTSKPGVYARVTKLMPWVQQILAAN from the exons ATGGCTTTGCTCTGGCTCATCTCCTGTTGCGCCCTCCTGGGCACAGCCTTCG GCTGCGGGGTCCCTGCCATCCACCCTGTGCTGAGTGGTCTGTCCAGGATTGTCAATGGGGAGGAGGCTGTTCCCGGCTCCTGGCCCTGGCAGGTGTCCCTGCAG GACAGCACCGGCTTCCACTTCTGCGGTGGCTCCCTCATCAGTGAGGACTGGGTGGTCACTGCAGCCCACTGCAGTGTCAG AACTTCCCACCTGGTCGTGGCTGGGGAGTTTGACCAGGGCTCAGCCGCCGAGGACATCCAGGTGCTGAAGATCGCCAAG GTTTTTAAGAACCCCAAGTTCAACATGTTTACCATCAACAACGACATCACCCTGCTGAAGCTGGCCACGCCCGCCCGCTTCTCCCAGACCGTGTCCGCCGTGTGCCTGCCCAGCAATGATGACGACTTCCCTGCTGGGATGCTGTGCGCCACCACTGGCTGGGGCCTGACCAAATACGACA ATGCCAAGACCCCCGAGAAGCTGCAGCAGGCAGCCCTGCCCCTTCTGTCCAACACTGAATGCAAGAAGTTCTGGGGCAGCCAGATCACTGATCTCATGGTCTGCGCTGGGGCCAGCGGCGTCTCCTCCTGCATG GGCGACTCTGGCGGCCCCCTGGTCTGCCAGAAGGACGGCTCCTGGACCCTGGCGGGCATCGTGTCCTGGGGCAGCAGCACCTGTTCCACCTCCAAGCCTGGTGTGTACGCCCGTGTCACCAAGCTCATGCCCTGGGTCCAGCAGATCCTGGCAGCCAACTGA